The Streptococcus pluranimalium genome contains a region encoding:
- the pepA gene encoding glutamyl aminopeptidase, giving the protein MTDLFNKIKEVTELKGTSGFEQPVRDYLREKITPLVDDVQTDGLGGIFGIRHHEDSNAPRIMVAGHMDEVGFMVKEIKEDGTLRVVELGGWNPLVVSSQRFSLHTPDGRIYPVISGSVPPHFLRGSNGSSLPKTEDIVFDAGFTSKSEAESFGVFPGSVIIPESEAVLTANQKHVISKAWDNRYSILMVPEMLQAVKDETLGHTLIAGANVQEEVGLRGAHVSTTKFDPELFFAVDCSPAGDIYGNPGKLGDGTLIRFYDPGHIMLPNMRDFLLTTAEEAGIKYQYYPSAGGTDAGAAHLKNEGIPSTTIGVCARYIHSHQTLYAMDDFIEAQNFLQAIVKRLDRSTVDLIKKY; this is encoded by the coding sequence ATGACGGATTTATTTAATAAAATCAAAGAAGTAACCGAACTCAAAGGAACGTCAGGTTTTGAACAACCTGTTCGCGACTATCTTCGTGAAAAAATCACACCACTCGTTGATGACGTTCAAACCGACGGACTGGGTGGTATTTTTGGCATTCGCCATCATGAGGATAGCAATGCCCCACGTATTATGGTGGCAGGTCACATGGATGAAGTTGGCTTCATGGTTAAAGAAATCAAGGAAGATGGTACTCTCCGTGTGGTTGAACTTGGCGGCTGGAATCCTCTCGTTGTCAGCTCACAACGCTTTAGTTTACACACGCCAGATGGTCGTATCTACCCCGTTATTTCAGGCTCAGTCCCTCCTCACTTCCTACGGGGCAGTAATGGCTCCTCCCTTCCCAAAACAGAAGATATTGTCTTTGACGCAGGTTTTACCAGCAAGTCAGAAGCTGAAAGCTTTGGTGTCTTCCCAGGTTCTGTTATCATCCCTGAGTCTGAAGCGGTTCTAACAGCTAATCAAAAACATGTTATCAGTAAAGCCTGGGATAACCGTTACAGTATTCTCATGGTGCCTGAAATGCTCCAAGCTGTGAAAGACGAGACACTAGGACATACCTTAATCGCTGGTGCAAACGTTCAAGAAGAAGTTGGTCTTCGCGGTGCGCACGTCTCTACCACCAAATTCGACCCAGAACTCTTCTTCGCTGTCGACTGTTCGCCTGCAGGTGATATTTATGGCAATCCTGGAAAACTTGGGGATGGTACCTTAATTCGTTTCTATGACCCAGGTCATATCATGTTACCAAACATGCGTGATTTCCTATTGACTACCGCTGAAGAAGCTGGTATCAAATACCAATATTACCCATCCGCAGGTGGTACCGATGCTGGCGCTGCTCACCTCAAAAACGAGGGCATTCCTTCAACAACTATTGGTGTTTGTGCCCGTTACATTCACTCGCATCAAACACTCTACGCTATGGATGACTTTATCGAAGCGCAAAACTTCCTACAAGCTATTGTGAAGCGTCTCGACCGTTCAACCGTTGACTTGATTAAGAAATACTAG
- a CDS encoding cold-shock protein produces MAQGTVKWFNAEKGFGFISTEEGQDVFAHFSQIQADGFKSLEDGQKVAFDVEEGQRGPQATNIVKL; encoded by the coding sequence ATGGCACAAGGTACTGTAAAATGGTTTAACGCTGAAAAAGGTTTTGGTTTTATCTCAACTGAAGAAGGTCAAGACGTTTTCGCACACTTTTCACAAATTCAAGCCGATGGTTTTAAATCACTTGAAGATGGACAAAAAGTTGCATTTGATGTTGAAGAAGGTCAACGTGGCCCTCAAGCAACCAACATCGTTAAACTTTAA
- a CDS encoding DUF4651 domain-containing protein, with the protein MLNIIILKIMLKTALVPFSYGKIVLMKNKKLSLLGGALLGLGLTAFAAKLAYQIGEAQKERRMADIRAYFSQFGDIQVVYINDFEDEHGSSGGVVLTDGRQFDFTYDKGDIIVQEVVV; encoded by the coding sequence ATGCTAAACATCATTATTCTAAAAATAATGCTAAAAACTGCCTTGGTGCCGTTTTCTTATGGTAAAATAGTGCTTATGAAGAATAAAAAATTAAGCCTTTTGGGTGGTGCCTTGCTTGGTTTAGGGCTCACTGCATTTGCCGCTAAGCTGGCTTATCAAATCGGTGAAGCACAGAAAGAACGTCGTATGGCAGATATTCGTGCTTATTTTAGCCAGTTTGGTGACATTCAAGTTGTTTATATTAATGATTTTGAAGACGAGCATGGTAGCAGTGGTGGCGTTGTTTTGACGGATGGTCGTCAATTTGACTTCACTTATGATAAGGGTGACATCATTGTTCAGGAGGTTGTAGTATGA
- a CDS encoding thioredoxin family protein: MIKASSYENIAEQIDSGEKTVFLFTADWCGDCQYLYPLLEAIEAENNEFRFMQVDRDDFMDLALKWDIFGIPSLVVLENGQEIGRFVDKNRKTKEEINAFLKGL, from the coding sequence ATGATTAAGGCATCTTCTTATGAGAACATTGCTGAACAGATTGATTCTGGTGAAAAGACTGTTTTTCTCTTTACAGCTGATTGGTGTGGGGACTGTCAATATCTCTATCCCTTGTTAGAAGCGATTGAAGCGGAAAATAATGAGTTTAGGTTTATGCAGGTTGACCGTGATGATTTTATGGATTTAGCGCTAAAATGGGATATTTTTGGGATTCCAAGTTTAGTTGTGCTTGAAAATGGTCAGGAAATCGGTCGATTTGTGGATAAGAATCGTAAAACCAAAGAAGAGATTAATGCATTTTTGAAAGGATTATAA
- the ytpR gene encoding YtpR family tRNA-binding protein has product MIYSYNKEHVGDVLMVIVKEDKGQKVAVERRGKVARVFLEESGDTVAWNIFEASSLVTLDGRGQVFLTEEQVAVLNAELAKEGFSEELVADNAPKFVVGQILEMVAHPDSDHLNICQVQVGDDKTVQIVAGAPNAAVGLKTIVALPGAMMPSGTLIFPGKLRGEDSFGMMCSPRELALPNAPQVRGIIELDDSAVVGEALDIEKHWKR; this is encoded by the coding sequence ATGATTTATTCGTATAACAAAGAACATGTCGGTGATGTGCTCATGGTTATTGTTAAGGAAGATAAGGGACAAAAGGTTGCTGTTGAGCGTCGTGGCAAGGTTGCGCGTGTTTTCCTTGAGGAATCTGGTGACACTGTTGCTTGGAATATTTTTGAAGCGTCTAGCTTGGTTACCCTTGACGGACGCGGTCAGGTCTTTTTGACTGAGGAGCAGGTAGCTGTTTTGAACGCTGAGTTGGCTAAGGAAGGATTTTCAGAGGAACTTGTCGCAGACAATGCGCCTAAGTTTGTGGTTGGGCAAATCCTTGAGATGGTCGCTCATCCTGATAGTGACCACTTAAATATCTGTCAGGTTCAAGTTGGCGATGATAAGACGGTGCAAATCGTGGCTGGTGCACCAAATGCGGCGGTTGGTCTCAAAACGATTGTGGCTCTTCCGGGTGCTATGATGCCGAGTGGTACTCTTATTTTCCCTGGTAAATTGCGTGGCGAAGATAGCTTTGGCATGATGTGTAGCCCACGTGAGTTGGCTCTGCCAAATGCTCCTCAAGTCCGTGGTATCATTGAACTAGATGACAGTGCTGTGGTCGGTGAAGCGCTCGATATTGAGAAGCATTGGAAAAGATAG
- a CDS encoding sugar phosphate isomerase/epimerase family protein: MKLATRINSYLRIPNYDLEKTFRNFEVAGLNYVDLNYPEHTDKMSVSEMATLLNKYHLKLNGVALRFRQEFINGELGNSNPEIANKALQLCKDAADYCREIGGKVVTIWLGFDGFDYSFQINYRKVWDQLVLAYQTICDYAPDLLISIEYKPYEERSYAFVDSMGVTGMLLSEVNRKNLGVTLDYCHMLMKHENPSFAADIFGSRGQLYGIHANDGYGVADDGLMIGSASPFKTLELLYYLKKNKYDGVIYFDTFPVIEPAVAEAKHNVQMITYLDKLIDNLGLDYIQSIIDSNDAIKANNLMLEFLKGKNEGE, translated from the coding sequence ATGAAGTTAGCAACAAGAATAAATTCGTATCTACGAATTCCAAATTATGATTTGGAAAAAACATTTCGAAATTTTGAAGTGGCTGGATTGAACTACGTAGATTTAAATTATCCTGAACATACTGATAAAATGTCAGTTTCTGAGATGGCAACTCTTTTAAACAAATATCATCTAAAACTAAATGGTGTAGCTCTAAGATTTAGACAAGAATTTATTAATGGTGAATTAGGGAACAGCAATCCTGAGATAGCTAACAAAGCATTACAATTATGTAAAGATGCTGCAGATTATTGTAGAGAGATTGGAGGGAAAGTTGTAACGATTTGGTTAGGTTTTGATGGTTTTGATTATAGTTTTCAAATTAATTATCGAAAGGTATGGGATCAGTTAGTTTTAGCGTATCAAACGATATGCGATTATGCTCCCGATTTACTCATTAGTATAGAATATAAACCTTACGAAGAACGCTCGTATGCTTTTGTAGATAGTATGGGGGTTACCGGTATGTTATTATCTGAAGTTAATCGGAAAAATCTTGGTGTGACTTTGGACTATTGTCATATGTTAATGAAACATGAAAATCCTTCTTTTGCAGCGGATATATTCGGAAGTCGAGGTCAGTTATATGGTATTCATGCTAATGATGGCTATGGTGTTGCAGATGATGGACTAATGATAGGATCGGCTTCTCCGTTTAAAACGTTAGAATTGCTTTATTACCTGAAAAAAAATAAATATGATGGTGTGATATACTTTGATACCTTTCCTGTGATTGAACCTGCGGTTGCAGAAGCTAAGCATAATGTCCAAATGATTACCTATTTGGATAAGCTGATTGATAATTTAGGCTTAGATTATATTCAATCTATTATTGATAGTAATGATGCTATAAAAGCTAATAATTTAATGTTGGAATTTTTGAAAGGGAAAAATGAAGGTGAATAA
- a CDS encoding PTS transporter subunit EIIC gives MADHKLTAKGILDNVGGPENITNMTHCATRLRLNLKDISKAKDENVKAVPGVVNVINKAGQYQVLIGTEVPHVYDEFETLVKGSGKDNLETKSSPNGNLISNIFSAISAIFAPLLPALAGSGVLRGLLILAVQLGIITEGSGTYSILMAASMAVFYFLPVLLAFSSARRFGASPYISALIGAALLHPDFLGLLGDTGNGAMTSFFGIPVVLMNYNSTVVPIILSIWAYSFLYKWLDKHIPETLKLVILPLISLIIMVPLTVIVIGPIGVYSGEAIANVVNWLIERSGALTGILIGGGWSVLVSFGIHWAVNPIMINNISQNGFDYIVPLTFACNFAVIGVAFGVWLKAKNKTLKNFAMAGVVTIALSAIIEPTLFGLLVKNKKLFLSQIIAGAVGGAYLGFTKVVTNAFVFGSVTTFPAFIVDNANVINGVIGLGISALVGGILGFIFTEKDDELA, from the coding sequence ATGGCAGATCACAAATTAACCGCTAAAGGTATTTTAGATAATGTAGGTGGACCTGAAAATATTACTAATATGACACATTGTGCCACTCGTTTGCGTTTGAATTTGAAAGATATCTCAAAAGCAAAAGATGAGAATGTAAAGGCAGTGCCAGGGGTTGTTAATGTTATTAATAAAGCTGGTCAATATCAAGTGTTGATTGGAACAGAGGTTCCACATGTATATGATGAATTTGAAACGTTAGTAAAAGGTAGTGGTAAAGATAATTTGGAGACAAAAAGCTCTCCCAATGGAAATCTTATTAGCAATATTTTTTCTGCAATTTCTGCGATTTTTGCACCTTTATTACCTGCTTTAGCTGGTTCTGGAGTTTTGAGAGGACTTCTAATTTTAGCTGTTCAATTAGGTATAATCACTGAAGGAAGTGGTACCTATAGTATTCTGATGGCAGCTTCGATGGCAGTATTTTATTTCTTACCTGTGTTATTGGCTTTTTCTTCGGCTCGAAGATTTGGGGCTAGCCCTTATATATCTGCTTTGATTGGAGCTGCTCTTTTACATCCTGATTTCCTTGGACTTTTAGGGGATACGGGAAATGGTGCAATGACTTCTTTTTTTGGAATTCCTGTAGTTCTCATGAATTATAATTCAACTGTGGTTCCTATAATTTTGTCTATTTGGGCTTATTCATTCTTATATAAATGGTTAGATAAACATATCCCCGAAACATTGAAGTTAGTAATTTTACCGCTTATTTCTTTAATTATTATGGTACCCTTAACAGTTATTGTAATCGGTCCTATTGGTGTTTACAGCGGTGAAGCAATTGCTAATGTTGTAAACTGGTTGATTGAGCGTAGTGGAGCACTAACAGGGATTCTTATCGGAGGTGGTTGGAGTGTTCTTGTTAGCTTTGGTATTCATTGGGCAGTTAATCCAATTATGATTAATAATATTTCTCAAAATGGCTTTGACTATATTGTTCCTTTGACCTTTGCATGTAATTTTGCAGTTATTGGAGTAGCTTTTGGAGTTTGGCTAAAAGCTAAAAATAAAACGTTGAAAAATTTTGCGATGGCAGGTGTTGTTACAATTGCACTATCAGCTATTATTGAACCAACTTTGTTTGGATTGTTGGTGAAAAATAAGAAATTGTTCTTGTCACAAATCATTGCTGGAGCAGTTGGAGGGGCTTACCTTGGATTTACAAAAGTTGTCACTAATGCTTTTGTATTCGGTAGTGTTACGACATTTCCTGCTTTCATTGTTGACAATGCTAATGTTATAAATGGAGTTATTGGCTTAGGTATTTCTGCATTAGTTGGTGGAATTTTAGGATTTATCTTTACAGAAAAGGATGATGAGTTAGCATAA
- a CDS encoding DeoR/GlpR family DNA-binding transcription regulator — MIPYERQQKILGLLKDTELIKFEEIEEVFPSVSASTLRRDLKELQKNNKIEYLSGGAVKLVSAVGEIPIATRNHLYSAQKEKIANIAVNYIQDGDIIYLDSGSTCSALFKKIVDKRITIYTTNTDIFGITGDISAEIITLGGQYNPINSSVSGPLTEINLKNIYFNKAFLGVNGIDEKYGVTTPTLAEANKKSIVREHSDNTYLLCDSTKFHNLSNVKVFNLKDVVVISDKNDETLGKIVTLISKE, encoded by the coding sequence ATGATACCATATGAAAGACAACAAAAAATATTAGGACTATTAAAAGATACGGAATTAATCAAATTTGAAGAGATTGAGGAAGTTTTTCCTAGTGTGTCTGCATCTACATTACGTCGAGATCTTAAAGAACTTCAAAAGAATAATAAAATTGAGTATTTATCCGGAGGAGCAGTAAAGTTAGTTTCTGCAGTAGGAGAAATTCCTATTGCTACGCGAAATCATTTATACAGTGCCCAAAAAGAAAAAATTGCAAATATAGCTGTTAATTACATCCAAGATGGAGATATTATTTATTTGGATTCGGGATCAACTTGCTCAGCACTTTTTAAAAAAATTGTTGATAAAAGGATTACAATATATACTACAAATACAGATATTTTTGGTATTACTGGTGATATTTCTGCTGAAATTATTACTCTTGGTGGGCAATATAATCCTATTAATTCATCTGTTAGCGGCCCTTTAACAGAGATTAATTTGAAAAATATTTATTTTAATAAAGCCTTTCTTGGTGTTAATGGTATAGATGAAAAGTACGGGGTAACAACTCCGACACTCGCTGAAGCAAATAAAAAGAGTATAGTGCGAGAGCATTCAGACAATACTTATCTTCTTTGCGATAGTACAAAATTTCATAACCTTTCAAATGTAAAAGTTTTTAATTTAAAAGATGTTGTGGTTATTTCAGATAAAAATGATGAGACATTAGGGAAAATAGTAACTTTGATTTCAAAAGAGTAA
- the rpe gene encoding ribulose-phosphate 3-epimerase has protein sequence MKKILAPSMMCANFGNLEKEIKKLDSAGVDMYHCDIMDGSFVPNMTMGINDIKIVRKYTDKLVDCHLMIENPAEKVDWFIDAGADLIYIHPESERYIVKTLGHIKERGKLTGLAINPDTSIETIHEMLELVDYVLVMTVNPGFAGQQFIDFTKKKIIKLVELKRHFGYKIMIDGSCSPSIIEELSRLGADGFILGTSALFDKDKSYDTIIEELRAL, from the coding sequence ATGAAGAAAATTTTAGCGCCAAGTATGATGTGTGCAAATTTTGGGAATTTAGAAAAAGAAATAAAAAAATTAGATTCTGCAGGAGTTGATATGTATCATTGTGATATTATGGATGGTTCTTTTGTACCTAACATGACAATGGGAATTAATGATATAAAGATTGTACGGAAATATACAGATAAACTAGTTGATTGCCATCTAATGATTGAAAACCCTGCTGAAAAAGTTGATTGGTTTATTGATGCTGGAGCAGATCTTATTTATATCCATCCGGAAAGTGAGCGTTATATTGTAAAAACGTTAGGTCATATAAAAGAAAGAGGGAAACTAACCGGGCTAGCGATTAATCCTGATACAAGTATTGAAACGATCCATGAGATGTTGGAATTAGTTGACTATGTGTTAGTAATGACTGTCAATCCCGGATTCGCTGGTCAACAATTTATTGATTTTACAAAAAAGAAAATTATAAAACTTGTAGAGCTCAAAAGACATTTTGGATATAAAATAATGATAGATGGGTCTTGTAGTCCATCAATAATTGAAGAACTTAGCAGACTTGGTGCGGATGGATTTATTTTGGGCACAAGTGCGCTTTTCGATAAGGATAAGTCGTATGATACTATAATAGAGGAGTTAAGAGCATTATGA
- the rpiB gene encoding ribose 5-phosphate isomerase B produces the protein MKIGIGNDHVAVDYKKEIKLYIEEKYGYEVINFGTNSFERFNYPESGKAVAEAVVSGKVDKGILICGTGVGIGISANKVPGVRCVICSEPYSARLSREHNNTNVLSFGSRVIGIELAKMIVDEWLSSEYEGGRHQVRLDMIDEIEEQNKLVD, from the coding sequence ATGAAAATAGGTATTGGAAATGACCACGTTGCTGTGGACTATAAAAAAGAAATTAAACTCTATATTGAAGAAAAATATGGATATGAAGTAATCAATTTTGGAACTAATAGTTTCGAACGTTTCAATTATCCAGAATCTGGTAAGGCAGTCGCTGAGGCAGTGGTAAGTGGAAAAGTGGATAAAGGAATACTAATTTGCGGAACTGGAGTGGGAATTGGTATATCTGCTAATAAGGTTCCTGGAGTTCGTTGCGTCATCTGTAGTGAGCCTTATTCGGCGAGGTTATCAAGAGAGCATAACAATACCAACGTGCTTTCATTTGGTTCTCGTGTAATAGGGATAGAACTTGCTAAAATGATAGTAGACGAATGGTTAAGTTCTGAGTACGAAGGAGGTCGACACCAAGTTCGATTAGATATGATTGATGAAATAGAAGAGCAGAATAAACTTGTCGATTAA
- a CDS encoding single-stranded DNA-binding protein, which produces MYNKTILIGRLVATPEMVKTPNDKSVARVTVAVNRRFKSKDGEREADFVNVVFWGRLAETLASYGTKGSLISLDGELRTRSYEKDGQKHYMTEVLGQSFQLLESRAQRAMRENNVAADLADLVLEEDLPF; this is translated from the coding sequence ATGTATAATAAAACGATTTTAATTGGCCGCTTGGTGGCTACGCCTGAGATGGTGAAGACGCCTAATGATAAGTCTGTGGCACGTGTGACGGTTGCTGTCAATCGCCGCTTTAAGTCTAAGGATGGCGAGCGTGAAGCAGATTTTGTCAATGTAGTCTTTTGGGGACGTTTGGCAGAAACGCTAGCCTCTTACGGAACCAAGGGTAGTTTGATTTCATTGGATGGAGAGTTGCGAACGCGCTCATATGAAAAAGACGGGCAAAAACACTATATGACAGAAGTCTTAGGACAATCCTTCCAATTGCTAGAAAGTCGTGCCCAACGTGCCATGCGTGAGAATAACGTAGCAGCAGACTTAGCGGATCTAGTGCTGGAAGAAGATCTGCCTTTCTAA